One window of Nicotiana tomentosiformis chromosome 11, ASM39032v3, whole genome shotgun sequence genomic DNA carries:
- the LOC138901448 gene encoding uncharacterized protein: MGKCLAHPACSTATTSAAPPPTQGTQPTIASGAVRGGTECLGGPSHFYVIRGRQISEASPDIVTGILTIQSHFYALIDPGSTLSYVTPYVAKVFAIEPEQLHEIFSVSAPVGESIMATRVYRDYLVTARGRDTMVDLIELEMGDFYVIMGMDWLYSWFAKLDGRTKTVRFEFPNESVIE, encoded by the coding sequence ATGGGCAAATGTTTAGCACATCCAGCTTGTtctacagctactacatccgcagcacctcctccaaCTCAAGGCACCCAACCAACCATAGCAAGTGGTGCAGTTAGGGGTGGCACAGAGTGTTTGGGAGGACCCAGTCATTTCTATGTTATAAGGGGTCGCCAGatttcagaggcttctccagacattgtcacaggtatattgactatccaatctcatttctatgctcttattgatcccggttccactttgtcctatgttactccctATGTTGCTAAGGTATTTgcgatagaaccagaacaactccATGAGATATTCTCTGTATCTGctccagttggtgagtctatcATGGctacgcgggtttatagggattatcTTGTCACGgcgcgtggtcgggacaccatggtcgatctcattgaattggagaTGGGTGATTtttatgtaataatgggaatggattggctttattcatggtTTGCCAAGCTTGACGGTCGAACCaaaaccgttaggtttgaattcccaaatgagtcagtgattgaatag